The Echeneis naucrates chromosome 8, fEcheNa1.1, whole genome shotgun sequence genome has a window encoding:
- the gaa gene encoding lysosomal alpha-glucosidase isoform X3: MGLFNFIIAVFCASALLACLYLSHHDTLMVRSVYAQQNDIIAHTVFVNTPPNSLNNSLESTEVQSESSQETYRDNKCTMAPESRFDCGRDRLLSQRECEQRGCCYAPLTNAAGAPWCFYPSLYPGYEMGPLTPTTRGQAATLSRAKASYLPRDISTLRLEVIEETAGCLHITLKDPSSQRYEVKLPGDVPESRADSHEALYTTEYQANPFGFIVQRKSNGKVIMNTTVAPLLFADQYLQLSTQLASSFVSGLGEHYTPLILDLNWTSLTLWNRDMAPHADANLYGSHPFYIVQEEDGLAHGVFLLNSNAIEVMLQPTPALTWVSTGGILDLYIFLGPNPQSVIRQYLQVIGYPTMPPYWSLGFHLCRWGYTTTTTTRKVVERMHNASFPLDVQWNDLDYADKRRIFTYDPWRFGDLPQMVKEFHERGMKYILILDPGISSTSPSGTYPPFDHGLKRDVFIKNATGNILIGKVWPGPTAFPDFTYPETRKWWEDCIRDFHSKVPVDGLWIDMNEPASFVQGSVEGCPDNDLENPPYTPRVVGGQLNSGTICMSAQQNLSTHYNLHNMYGLAEAYATNRAFTNVLGKRPFVLSRSSYPSIGRYSAVWTGDVRSDWEQLRFSIPAVLQFSLFGVPLVGADICGFGGNTTEELCVRWMQLGAFYPFMRNHNDKPNAPQEPYVFGQKAQAAMRSALNLRYSLLPFLYTLFHHAHTSADTVARPLFMEFPTDPNCQTIDRQFLWGSSLLISPVLEEGAVELAAYLPPCTWYSLHNGQPYYSKGQYLLLPAPLDTINVHVKEGHIIPQQWHCQQVVGPGVTCSGMMGKVLTPMRWEIIAMLPSLLESLRL, translated from the exons ATGGGTCTGTTTAACTTCATTATAGCTGTTTTCTGTGCATCTGCTCTGTTagcatgtttgtatttgtctcACCATGACACCTTAATGGTTAGGTCAGTCTATGCTCAGCAAAATGACATTATAGCGCACACGGTGTTTGTCAATACGCCACCAAACTCACTGAATAATTCACTGGAGTCTACGGAAGTCCAATCAGAAAGCTCCCAAGAGACATACAGAGATAATAAATGCACCATGGCCCCAGAGAGCCGCTTTGACTGTGGCAGGGACAGGCTTCTCAGTCAGAGGGAgtgtgagcagagaggatgcTGCTATGCCCCCCTGACCAATGCTGCAGGGGCACCTTGGTGCTTCTACCCCAGCTTGTACCCTGGCTACGAGATGGGCCCCCTGACTCCCACCACGCGAGGCCAGGCTGCCACCCTGAGTCGTGCCAAGGCTTCTTATCTCCCCAGAGACATATCCACTCTGAGACTGGAAGTCATTGAGGAGACCGCGGGCTGCTTGCACATCACG CTGAAGGACCCATCATCACAGCGTTACGAGGTCAAGCTTCCAGGGGATGTTCCTGAGAGTAGAGCTGATTCCCATGAGGCACTCTACACCACTGAGTATCAGGCTAACccatttggttttattgtgcAACGGAAATCCAATGGAAAAGTGAT CATGAACACTACTGTGgctcctctgctgtttgctgaCCAGTACCTGCAGCTGTCCACCCAACTGGCCTCTTCTTTTGTGTCTGGACTTGGGGAACATTATACTCCCCTCATTTTGGATCTTAACTGGACTTCTCTGACTCTATGGAACAGAGACATGGCACCTCAT GCTGATGCTAACCTCTATGGCTCCCATCCTTTCTATATAGTACAGGAGGAGGATGGCCTGGCACATGGAGTTTTCCTTCTCAACAGTAATGCAATCG AGGTGATGTTACAGCCAACCCCTGCTCTTACCTGGGTGTCCACTGGAGGAATCCTGGACCTGTACATTTTCTTGGGTCCTAACCCTCAAAGTGTTATAAGACAATACCTCCAGGTCATTG GCTATCCCACAATGCCACCATACTGGTCACTGGGCTTTCATCTGTGTCGGTGGGGCTACACAACCACTACAACAACTCGCAAGGTCGTAGAGCGAATGCACAATGCCAGCTTCCCCTTG GATGTCCAGTGGAATGATCTGGATTATGCAGATAAGCGAAGGATTTTCACTTATGACCCTTGGCGATTTGGGGACCTTCCACAAATGGTTAAGGAGTTCCATGAGAGAGGCATGAAGTACATCCTTATTCTG GACCCTGGAATCAGCAGCACAAGCCCTTCTGGAACATACCCTCCCTTTGATCATGGACTGAAACGAGACGTCTTCATTAAGAATGCCACTGGAAACATCCTGATAGGGAAG GTTTGGCCTGGTCCAACAGCCTTTCCTGACTTCACCTACCCAGAAACCAGAAAGTGGTGGGAGGACTGCATCAGAGATTTTCATTCTAAAGTGCCTGTAGACGGACTGTGGATT GATATGAATGAACCAGCCAGTTTTGTCCAGGGCTCAGTGGAGGGCTGTCCTGACAATGACCTCGAGAACCCCCCCTACACACCCA GGGTGGTTGGAGGCCAGTTGAACTCAGGTACCATCTGCATGTCAGCTCAGCAGAATCTTTCCACTCACTACAACCTGCACAATATGTACGGATTGGCAGAAGCCTATGCCACTAACAG AGCTTTTACAAATGTACTGGGGAAGAGACCCTTTGTCCTGTCTCGCTCATCCTACCCCAGCATTGGACGTTACTCTGCCGTTTGGACAGGTGATGTGAGGAGTGACTGGGAGCAGCTCAGATTCTCCATCCCTG CGGTGCTGCAGTTCAGCCTGTTCGGAGTGCCACTGGTGGGGGCAGACATCTGTGGCTTTGGAGGTAACACCACTGAAGAGTTGTGTGTACGATGGATGCAGCTTGGAGCCTTCTACCCATTTATGAGAAACCACAACGACAAGCCCAATGCT CCTCAGGAGCCCTATGTATTTGGACAGAAGGCCCAGGCAGCTATGCGGAGCGCGCTGAACCTTCGTTACTCCCTTCTCCCATTTCTCTACACGCTCTTTCATCATGCACACACCTCTGCTGACACAGTGGCCAGGCCTCTCTTCATGGA GTTTCCCACTGATCCAAATTGCCAGACCATTGACAGGCAGTTCCTGTGGGGAAGTTCGCTTCTCATTAGCCCAGTTTTAGAAGAAGGGGCGGTAGAGTTGGCTGCCTATCTGCCTCCCTGCACTTGGTACAGCCTACACAAT GGTCAACCTTACTACAGCAAGGGTCAGTATCTGCTCCTGCCAGCTCCACTAGATACCATCAACGTTCATGTGAAGGAGGGACACATCATCCCCCAGCAG TGGCATTGTCAGCAGGTGGTTGGGCCTGGGGTGACTTGTTCTGGGATGATGGGGAAAGTCTTGACACCTATGAGATGGGAAATTATTGCTATGTTACCTTCATTGCTGGAGAG TCTCAGATTGTGA
- the gaa gene encoding lysosomal alpha-glucosidase isoform X1, with protein MGLFNFIIAVFCASALLACLYLSHHDTLMVRSVYAQQNDIIAHTVFVNTPPNSLNNSLESTEVQSESSQETYRDNKCTMAPESRFDCGRDRLLSQRECEQRGCCYAPLTNAAGAPWCFYPSLYPGYEMGPLTPTTRGQAATLSRAKASYLPRDISTLRLEVIEETAGCLHITLKDPSSQRYEVKLPGDVPESRADSHEALYTTEYQANPFGFIVQRKSNGKVIMNTTVAPLLFADQYLQLSTQLASSFVSGLGEHYTPLILDLNWTSLTLWNRDMAPHADANLYGSHPFYIVQEEDGLAHGVFLLNSNAIEVMLQPTPALTWVSTGGILDLYIFLGPNPQSVIRQYLQVIGYPTMPPYWSLGFHLCRWGYTTTTTTRKVVERMHNASFPLDVQWNDLDYADKRRIFTYDPWRFGDLPQMVKEFHERGMKYILILDPGISSTSPSGTYPPFDHGLKRDVFIKNATGNILIGKVWPGPTAFPDFTYPETRKWWEDCIRDFHSKVPVDGLWIDMNEPASFVQGSVEGCPDNDLENPPYTPRVVGGQLNSGTICMSAQQNLSTHYNLHNMYGLAEAYATNRAFTNVLGKRPFVLSRSSYPSIGRYSAVWTGDVRSDWEQLRFSIPAVLQFSLFGVPLVGADICGFGGNTTEELCVRWMQLGAFYPFMRNHNDKPNAPQEPYVFGQKAQAAMRSALNLRYSLLPFLYTLFHHAHTSADTVARPLFMEFPTDPNCQTIDRQFLWGSSLLISPVLEEGAVELAAYLPPCTWYSLHNGQPYYSKGQYLLLPAPLDTINVHVKEGHIIPQQEPALTTTASRRNPFFLTVALSAGGWAWGDLFWDDGESLDTYEMGNYCYVTFIAGESQIVSDPLRLNGALDGLILGGLQVFGVPSSPHYVLANGEQVRDFIYYSNTKVLTVTSLALPMSEVFTVQWAL; from the exons ATGGGTCTGTTTAACTTCATTATAGCTGTTTTCTGTGCATCTGCTCTGTTagcatgtttgtatttgtctcACCATGACACCTTAATGGTTAGGTCAGTCTATGCTCAGCAAAATGACATTATAGCGCACACGGTGTTTGTCAATACGCCACCAAACTCACTGAATAATTCACTGGAGTCTACGGAAGTCCAATCAGAAAGCTCCCAAGAGACATACAGAGATAATAAATGCACCATGGCCCCAGAGAGCCGCTTTGACTGTGGCAGGGACAGGCTTCTCAGTCAGAGGGAgtgtgagcagagaggatgcTGCTATGCCCCCCTGACCAATGCTGCAGGGGCACCTTGGTGCTTCTACCCCAGCTTGTACCCTGGCTACGAGATGGGCCCCCTGACTCCCACCACGCGAGGCCAGGCTGCCACCCTGAGTCGTGCCAAGGCTTCTTATCTCCCCAGAGACATATCCACTCTGAGACTGGAAGTCATTGAGGAGACCGCGGGCTGCTTGCACATCACG CTGAAGGACCCATCATCACAGCGTTACGAGGTCAAGCTTCCAGGGGATGTTCCTGAGAGTAGAGCTGATTCCCATGAGGCACTCTACACCACTGAGTATCAGGCTAACccatttggttttattgtgcAACGGAAATCCAATGGAAAAGTGAT CATGAACACTACTGTGgctcctctgctgtttgctgaCCAGTACCTGCAGCTGTCCACCCAACTGGCCTCTTCTTTTGTGTCTGGACTTGGGGAACATTATACTCCCCTCATTTTGGATCTTAACTGGACTTCTCTGACTCTATGGAACAGAGACATGGCACCTCAT GCTGATGCTAACCTCTATGGCTCCCATCCTTTCTATATAGTACAGGAGGAGGATGGCCTGGCACATGGAGTTTTCCTTCTCAACAGTAATGCAATCG AGGTGATGTTACAGCCAACCCCTGCTCTTACCTGGGTGTCCACTGGAGGAATCCTGGACCTGTACATTTTCTTGGGTCCTAACCCTCAAAGTGTTATAAGACAATACCTCCAGGTCATTG GCTATCCCACAATGCCACCATACTGGTCACTGGGCTTTCATCTGTGTCGGTGGGGCTACACAACCACTACAACAACTCGCAAGGTCGTAGAGCGAATGCACAATGCCAGCTTCCCCTTG GATGTCCAGTGGAATGATCTGGATTATGCAGATAAGCGAAGGATTTTCACTTATGACCCTTGGCGATTTGGGGACCTTCCACAAATGGTTAAGGAGTTCCATGAGAGAGGCATGAAGTACATCCTTATTCTG GACCCTGGAATCAGCAGCACAAGCCCTTCTGGAACATACCCTCCCTTTGATCATGGACTGAAACGAGACGTCTTCATTAAGAATGCCACTGGAAACATCCTGATAGGGAAG GTTTGGCCTGGTCCAACAGCCTTTCCTGACTTCACCTACCCAGAAACCAGAAAGTGGTGGGAGGACTGCATCAGAGATTTTCATTCTAAAGTGCCTGTAGACGGACTGTGGATT GATATGAATGAACCAGCCAGTTTTGTCCAGGGCTCAGTGGAGGGCTGTCCTGACAATGACCTCGAGAACCCCCCCTACACACCCA GGGTGGTTGGAGGCCAGTTGAACTCAGGTACCATCTGCATGTCAGCTCAGCAGAATCTTTCCACTCACTACAACCTGCACAATATGTACGGATTGGCAGAAGCCTATGCCACTAACAG AGCTTTTACAAATGTACTGGGGAAGAGACCCTTTGTCCTGTCTCGCTCATCCTACCCCAGCATTGGACGTTACTCTGCCGTTTGGACAGGTGATGTGAGGAGTGACTGGGAGCAGCTCAGATTCTCCATCCCTG CGGTGCTGCAGTTCAGCCTGTTCGGAGTGCCACTGGTGGGGGCAGACATCTGTGGCTTTGGAGGTAACACCACTGAAGAGTTGTGTGTACGATGGATGCAGCTTGGAGCCTTCTACCCATTTATGAGAAACCACAACGACAAGCCCAATGCT CCTCAGGAGCCCTATGTATTTGGACAGAAGGCCCAGGCAGCTATGCGGAGCGCGCTGAACCTTCGTTACTCCCTTCTCCCATTTCTCTACACGCTCTTTCATCATGCACACACCTCTGCTGACACAGTGGCCAGGCCTCTCTTCATGGA GTTTCCCACTGATCCAAATTGCCAGACCATTGACAGGCAGTTCCTGTGGGGAAGTTCGCTTCTCATTAGCCCAGTTTTAGAAGAAGGGGCGGTAGAGTTGGCTGCCTATCTGCCTCCCTGCACTTGGTACAGCCTACACAAT GGTCAACCTTACTACAGCAAGGGTCAGTATCTGCTCCTGCCAGCTCCACTAGATACCATCAACGTTCATGTGAAGGAGGGACACATCATCCCCCAGCAG GAGCCTGCTCTGACAACCACAGCCTCACGCAGAAACCCTTTCTTCCTCACAGTGGCATTGTCAGCAGGTGGTTGGGCCTGGGGTGACTTGTTCTGGGATGATGGGGAAAGTCTTGACACCTATGAGATGGGAAATTATTGCTATGTTACCTTCATTGCTGGAGAG TCTCAGATTGTGAGTGATCCTCTGAGGCTGAACGGGGCCCTGGACGGTCTGATACTGGGAGGGCTGCAGGTATTTGGAGTCCCATCATCACCCCACTATGTGTTGGCCAACGGGGAGCAAGTCAGGGATTTCATTTATTACAGTAACACCAAG GTTTTGACAGTGACCAGCCTGGCCCTACCCATGTCAGAGGTGTTTACAGTCCAGTGGGCTCTTTGA
- the gaa gene encoding lysosomal alpha-glucosidase isoform X2: protein MGLFNFIIAVFCASALLACLYLSHHDTLMVRSVYAQQNDIIAHTVFVNTPPNSLNNSLESTEVQSESSQETYRDNKCTMAPESRFDCGRDRLLSQRECEQRGCCYAPLTNAAGAPWCFYPSLYPGYEMGPLTPTTRGQAATLSRAKASYLPRDISTLRLEVIEETAGCLHITLKDPSSQRYEVKLPGDVPESRADSHEALYTTEYQANPFGFIVQRKSNGKVIMNTTVAPLLFADQYLQLSTQLASSFVSGLGEHYTPLILDLNWTSLTLWNRDMAPHADANLYGSHPFYIVQEEDGLAHGVFLLNSNAIEVMLQPTPALTWVSTGGILDLYIFLGPNPQSVIRQYLQVIGYPTMPPYWSLGFHLCRWGYTTTTTTRKVVERMHNASFPLDVQWNDLDYADKRRIFTYDPWRFGDLPQMVKEFHERGMKYILILDPGISSTSPSGTYPPFDHGLKRDVFIKNATGNILIGKVWPGPTAFPDFTYPETRKWWEDCIRDFHSKVPVDGLWIDMNEPASFVQGSVEGCPDNDLENPPYTPRVVGGQLNSGTICMSAQQNLSTHYNLHNMYGLAEAYATNRAFTNVLGKRPFVLSRSSYPSIGRYSAVWTGDVRSDWEQLRFSIPAVLQFSLFGVPLVGADICGFGGNTTEELCVRWMQLGAFYPFMRNHNDKPNAPQEPYVFGQKAQAAMRSALNLRYSLLPFLYTLFHHAHTSADTVARPLFMEFPTDPNCQTIDRQFLWGSSLLISPVLEEGAVELAAYLPPCTWYSLHNGQPYYSKGQYLLLPAPLDTINVHVKEGHIIPQQEPALTTTASRRNPFFLTVALSAGGWAWGDLFWDDGESLDTYEMGNYCYVTFIAGESQIVSDPLRLNGALDGLILGGLQVLTVTSLALPMSEVFTVQWAL from the exons ATGGGTCTGTTTAACTTCATTATAGCTGTTTTCTGTGCATCTGCTCTGTTagcatgtttgtatttgtctcACCATGACACCTTAATGGTTAGGTCAGTCTATGCTCAGCAAAATGACATTATAGCGCACACGGTGTTTGTCAATACGCCACCAAACTCACTGAATAATTCACTGGAGTCTACGGAAGTCCAATCAGAAAGCTCCCAAGAGACATACAGAGATAATAAATGCACCATGGCCCCAGAGAGCCGCTTTGACTGTGGCAGGGACAGGCTTCTCAGTCAGAGGGAgtgtgagcagagaggatgcTGCTATGCCCCCCTGACCAATGCTGCAGGGGCACCTTGGTGCTTCTACCCCAGCTTGTACCCTGGCTACGAGATGGGCCCCCTGACTCCCACCACGCGAGGCCAGGCTGCCACCCTGAGTCGTGCCAAGGCTTCTTATCTCCCCAGAGACATATCCACTCTGAGACTGGAAGTCATTGAGGAGACCGCGGGCTGCTTGCACATCACG CTGAAGGACCCATCATCACAGCGTTACGAGGTCAAGCTTCCAGGGGATGTTCCTGAGAGTAGAGCTGATTCCCATGAGGCACTCTACACCACTGAGTATCAGGCTAACccatttggttttattgtgcAACGGAAATCCAATGGAAAAGTGAT CATGAACACTACTGTGgctcctctgctgtttgctgaCCAGTACCTGCAGCTGTCCACCCAACTGGCCTCTTCTTTTGTGTCTGGACTTGGGGAACATTATACTCCCCTCATTTTGGATCTTAACTGGACTTCTCTGACTCTATGGAACAGAGACATGGCACCTCAT GCTGATGCTAACCTCTATGGCTCCCATCCTTTCTATATAGTACAGGAGGAGGATGGCCTGGCACATGGAGTTTTCCTTCTCAACAGTAATGCAATCG AGGTGATGTTACAGCCAACCCCTGCTCTTACCTGGGTGTCCACTGGAGGAATCCTGGACCTGTACATTTTCTTGGGTCCTAACCCTCAAAGTGTTATAAGACAATACCTCCAGGTCATTG GCTATCCCACAATGCCACCATACTGGTCACTGGGCTTTCATCTGTGTCGGTGGGGCTACACAACCACTACAACAACTCGCAAGGTCGTAGAGCGAATGCACAATGCCAGCTTCCCCTTG GATGTCCAGTGGAATGATCTGGATTATGCAGATAAGCGAAGGATTTTCACTTATGACCCTTGGCGATTTGGGGACCTTCCACAAATGGTTAAGGAGTTCCATGAGAGAGGCATGAAGTACATCCTTATTCTG GACCCTGGAATCAGCAGCACAAGCCCTTCTGGAACATACCCTCCCTTTGATCATGGACTGAAACGAGACGTCTTCATTAAGAATGCCACTGGAAACATCCTGATAGGGAAG GTTTGGCCTGGTCCAACAGCCTTTCCTGACTTCACCTACCCAGAAACCAGAAAGTGGTGGGAGGACTGCATCAGAGATTTTCATTCTAAAGTGCCTGTAGACGGACTGTGGATT GATATGAATGAACCAGCCAGTTTTGTCCAGGGCTCAGTGGAGGGCTGTCCTGACAATGACCTCGAGAACCCCCCCTACACACCCA GGGTGGTTGGAGGCCAGTTGAACTCAGGTACCATCTGCATGTCAGCTCAGCAGAATCTTTCCACTCACTACAACCTGCACAATATGTACGGATTGGCAGAAGCCTATGCCACTAACAG AGCTTTTACAAATGTACTGGGGAAGAGACCCTTTGTCCTGTCTCGCTCATCCTACCCCAGCATTGGACGTTACTCTGCCGTTTGGACAGGTGATGTGAGGAGTGACTGGGAGCAGCTCAGATTCTCCATCCCTG CGGTGCTGCAGTTCAGCCTGTTCGGAGTGCCACTGGTGGGGGCAGACATCTGTGGCTTTGGAGGTAACACCACTGAAGAGTTGTGTGTACGATGGATGCAGCTTGGAGCCTTCTACCCATTTATGAGAAACCACAACGACAAGCCCAATGCT CCTCAGGAGCCCTATGTATTTGGACAGAAGGCCCAGGCAGCTATGCGGAGCGCGCTGAACCTTCGTTACTCCCTTCTCCCATTTCTCTACACGCTCTTTCATCATGCACACACCTCTGCTGACACAGTGGCCAGGCCTCTCTTCATGGA GTTTCCCACTGATCCAAATTGCCAGACCATTGACAGGCAGTTCCTGTGGGGAAGTTCGCTTCTCATTAGCCCAGTTTTAGAAGAAGGGGCGGTAGAGTTGGCTGCCTATCTGCCTCCCTGCACTTGGTACAGCCTACACAAT GGTCAACCTTACTACAGCAAGGGTCAGTATCTGCTCCTGCCAGCTCCACTAGATACCATCAACGTTCATGTGAAGGAGGGACACATCATCCCCCAGCAG GAGCCTGCTCTGACAACCACAGCCTCACGCAGAAACCCTTTCTTCCTCACAGTGGCATTGTCAGCAGGTGGTTGGGCCTGGGGTGACTTGTTCTGGGATGATGGGGAAAGTCTTGACACCTATGAGATGGGAAATTATTGCTATGTTACCTTCATTGCTGGAGAG TCTCAGATTGTGAGTGATCCTCTGAGGCTGAACGGGGCCCTGGACGGTCTGATACTGGGAGGGCTGCAG GTTTTGACAGTGACCAGCCTGGCCCTACCCATGTCAGAGGTGTTTACAGTCCAGTGGGCTCTTTGA